The DNA window CTTGTCTTCTGCCATTCAAAGTGACATTAGCTGTTGCCAATGAATTGACCATGATAGTGATTCACTGCTTAGGGATTTTATATGTCAAGGATCTGCATTTTATAACCTTGGATTCCAACGTTGATCTTTGTCTCTGCATCTTTAACTTGGTGCTTTGATGTTTTTGCAAGTAAAAACAGTTAAACctaataacataaaaaaaaaaaataaacatgcaagTTCGATTGAAGTTTGACATTAATTTACAATGTGACTGTCATTAAATACAGAACCGTGTTTTTCATTATCCACACTCCAATCCATCAATTTAAACATTGAAATTCAAGATAAGTGTACTTGTTGTAAATAATGCCTTTATTCAAAGCATCACTAATCAGGAAAGACAATTCAgtcacttttttctttaaatccatTTCTTTATAACAGATGGACAAAAAGTGCTCACACCTGGACAAGACAATCACATCCAGACCTATGGGTGCTGTAATGTTATACTCCCAAACTACAGGAGGACAAATGTGTACATTTGTTTCAGAACAGTTGTCTTTGTTAGTATTTCTACAATATTAGGAAGATAGAAAGGGGACATCTTACATTTTTTGAATTTTAGTGAACATGTAAAAGAATGATCCTAAATGTTTACTTGTATTTCATGCTTACAGGAAGAACTCtgaacaaaagacacaaaagcttatgtgtttttaatggatcAGCGTATTTACACCAGATTGTGAGTATACATGCTGTATATCATTAGAGGAAAAGACAGGTCCTCCTTAAGCACTGAACACAAACTTTCCAAAGTAAAGTGAATCAACCTTTTTTCCATGAAAGCAAAACATGTGTTcaccacctttttttttggctttacaGGGTGGACACTACAGTCGGCAGTGCAGAAAGAGGTGTGTATCTCCTTGTGTCAGTTTGGGTCGTCTGGCTGTAAACATTGTCAAGACGAATAGCCAGCTGCCCTGCTTGCCCTGACCCCTCCTCTGCATTAATACCATAGGGCACCTTGGACATAAAAGCCATGCTTAGCTTGAAGAGCACGTTGCGCAGGGCCACGCGGTACTCTTTTCTCACCAGGCAGTAGATAACAGGGTTGAAACAGCTGCTGGTGAACGCCAGGCAGTTTGCAAGAGGGAAAAAGTAGGTCTGAGCCAAATAGAACGATGGGCTGATATCAGCAATGTCGAGCTGGATGAGGACGTTCCAAAGTGTCAGGATGTTGTAAGGGAACCAGCAGGCGCAAAATGAGAGCACCACCACCGCTACCGACTTTGAAATGTCAGCCTTTCTCCTGGAGTGGCTGCCTTTGAGTTTGTGCCTGCAGAGAAAGCGCATGAGAAGAAGATAGGAGACGATGATGGCGGTGTAGGGCAGCAGAAACCCCAGCACCACTCTCAGGAGCTGGTTTATCCCGAGCCAGGCCGTGCCATCTGGAAAGCGAAGCAGGCATGCTGTGTCGTTTCCACTCCCTACATTTTTCAGGTCTGCAAATACAGCCCTGGGTGTAGCTGCTACGAGAGCTCCAGCCCAGATAAAAGCTGTAGCCACTGGTGAGGTGCAGTATCTGCTGCACAAGGAGGCCCTGGGTTTGAGAGCCGTAGCCACGGAGCAGTAACGGGTCACACTCATCGCTGTGAGGAAAAAGCAGCTAGCAAAGGCGTTCAGCCCAGTAAGAAGGGACACAGCTTTGCATGTGGCCAAGCCAAAAGGCCAACTGTAGTCTAATGCAATGTCCACGGCCCAAAACGGCAAAGCGAGGGAGAAGAACAAGTGAGCTAAAGCGAGGTTGAACACAAAGAAATTGATGGTTCCCGTGGTGATGGTGTGAGTAGAATACATGAGGAACATCACTAACAAGTTGCCCAACACTCCTGCTGTGGCAACGACAAAGTAAACCACAGAGATGATGATTCTCAACCAGAGGGATTCATCATCCAGGATGTCCAGCCCGTTTTCAAGGCTGGTGTTGTGGAAAATGAGGTGGGAGTTGTTACACGATGAGCCCGCACTGCAGCTGTTGAGGATGCTTCTGAAAAACTCCAGTCTCTCAAAGTCAGAGTCTGACATGTTGCGACCTTGTCCGACTAttctttcagatgttttttttccgccCGTCCTTCGTGTCCCAATAACGAACTAAAAATGTGAGTTCTGCTTGTCTGTTTCTTAGCTGACAGCCATCTGTCCCTGTAAGGAAAGAGGAAATGATTATTACATAATAGGCGCTGCAGTTTATGAGTAAATAAGTACATTAGCCCGGGCAGATAAACAAATTACATAAAGTGTTACTCCCAGAGATAGATAATCCAACTCAAATCTCAGAGAATCAAACTTCTGAGGGAAGAaggagaaatgaaaatatataaagaatACACTTATGTCACCTTTATGAGAGTAaaaacttgtaaaaataaaagtcgTCCAGGCGTTTTTCTCTCAGCAATGATTGAATTAGTTTTATGTGACACACATCAGCTCAGTTTCTCTGCCCCAATATCAAGTATGTGGCAAAGTATTGAATTATAGACCACATAATAGATTCACTATGTATCTAAATATGTTAGAAATGTAATtatatctgtctgtgtatgtaaaGACCTTGTTTGGTAAAAGATAGTATGTTAATagtatttaatttcatttggccctaaaataataagaaataacATCAGTGTATTGATTAAATACATTGTAAGATGctgggatgtttttatttactctcAACTCAGAAAATGgtaagaaatgtttaaatctgCATAAAGTATCACAAGTCTGAtggtttctttttaaacagttttggCCAACAAGTTACattaagaaatgaaaacatttctacagTATACGTAACTGTAAAATCTTGCAGAAGGGTTGTGCATCTTTAAACAAAACGGATAGAATTGGGGTTAAAATTAGTTTATCATCAGTCATGAATGAAACCCTTTGTTTGTtgtcaataatgtttttttatgtaagtGAAGTTCTTAAACtaatcaaacactttttttacagTCAGCCTGGCTCTTAGCTGGaggttgaaataaaaatgtcaaacaaaatgTGAGAGAAGCTGCACTTCTGTGAATTGAGTTTTCAAGCATGTTTTTAACTTGTGTGCAGTTACCCATAAACAGTATATACAACAACAATTTAGAAAGTCTTTACATCTGACTGAAAGTTTCAGAGCCTGTGTTTGCAAccagttttcttttcaaaagaactactggcagaaaaaaagatttcaataaGCACactaaatatttttaatctGAGATTTGTTAAAATCCTGACCATTTAGAACTCTTTACAAATATGCATTCATCCCAATAGGGAACTAAAGTTCTTGCTGTTTGGATGTATCATTCATAtttgcaaatatgaaaaaagataaatctCACCTGAATCCCAGGAGCTAAATATTCAGctttcagatgtttttcttttagtaaGAGTCTCTGCTTCACAACATGTAGTTAGCTGAAAGGCAGAATAGAACAACAAGCTGGATGTCACCCACCCAATATTCATGCTCCACCCCGTCACATTTTCACCCTGCATATTCAGACTGGAAATCCCCTCCAATGGCACGGCTGAAACTCAGGAAAGACAGTGATGGGAAACTGGACATTAGCCAGGCAACAAGTGTTtgagtattaaaaaaatgtagcagAGATAAATATTCTTTCCATAACCCCCCCAAAAAGGTTAACAATTCTTTTTATATTTGGAATCCTCCTTTTTCAAATGCCATTTGAAactaattatgactttatacggtatatgtgtatatagataaatgtgtgtgtgtgtgtgtgtgtgtgtgtgtgtgtgtgtgtgtgtgtgtgtgtgtatatatatatatatatatatatatatgttggaTGGATATGGTTCTTGGTTTATGTATTTAAGTTGGTTggttaagtttttattttatttttcaacctAAAAATCATTTTGTCAAAAATGAAGAGTTCATCTCTGTTGAACCTCCTTTGATGAAAGAATGACCTACTCAAGATCATAAGCTATTATTCATAAGGTGTGGAGGTCCTCTGTGCTCAGGATTTCCTTATTGTTACTCTTTCAAATCCACTTTTTCTTGAACAGAAAGATATAACCTGGAGTTTTAACAGAGTGTCATACCTTCACATGATCTATTTCATCTCTTAACTTCTTTTGTATCTTATTTTAGTAACTTCATTTATTGAGGTGATTGAATTTGTtggggttttgtgtgtgtgtgtgtgtgtgtgtgtgtgtgtgtgtgtgtgtgtgtttgtttgtgtttgtttgactgtatatgtatttatatatgtgtatatatgtgtagcctatgtgtgtgcatatatatatttaatttttttcacttatttttgtctttgtcccaAATTTTGATGTACGTATTTTTCTCATCATTACAATG is part of the Labrus mixtus chromosome 16, fLabMix1.1, whole genome shotgun sequence genome and encodes:
- the LOC132991562 gene encoding relaxin-3 receptor 1-like gives rise to the protein MSDSDFERLEFFRSILNSCSAGSSCNNSHLIFHNTSLENGLDILDDESLWLRIIISVVYFVVATAGVLGNLLVMFLMYSTHTITTGTINFFVFNLALAHLFFSLALPFWAVDIALDYSWPFGLATCKAVSLLTGLNAFASCFFLTAMSVTRYCSVATALKPRASLCSRYCTSPVATAFIWAGALVAATPRAVFADLKNVGSGNDTACLLRFPDGTAWLGINQLLRVVLGFLLPYTAIIVSYLLLMRFLCRHKLKGSHSRRKADISKSVAVVVLSFCACWFPYNILTLWNVLIQLDIADISPSFYLAQTYFFPLANCLAFTSSCFNPVIYCLVRKEYRVALRNVLFKLSMAFMSKVPYGINAEEGSGQAGQLAIRLDNVYSQTTQTDTRRYTPLSALPTVVSTL